One Alligator mississippiensis isolate rAllMis1 chromosome 1, rAllMis1, whole genome shotgun sequence genomic window carries:
- the LOC132251892 gene encoding uncharacterized protein LOC132251892: MSQKISYWSCRVVHTVCADFGYNMVFITMLFLIFLFAGEISLSQGSAIAASCCRCANPGARGFPVWISDSIELSDIDGKVNIARWYPPSHCCSSAEVRVFTYGTEYCVKPSHPVFRQFAESPQAKTTLKPNVAHISDNNMYLQYVERAAKAENQSDCWVCSHFPLHTQGGIPMTPIPLGPIQSLLNPSNNQAWDQSQQEFLLVKPVVGDWCFYVNCSVSDCINLGTNICHHYFTSSSGGDWRNNNTATPTYCSSYNDFYSSKNLTKGTNPICTPISSLNNTLWYCLYTDTSRGQCFFNGTANPSFKSKGERGVLGLGNGGRIPPKYSNLAALKGQYWVCGSHAYHKIPAKGKGICYPAMLKPSTSFATHLPRGRWRNKRDLQESRDIVDKYQKTPLTKGVLVGCSLAGILPGVGTACLGRFTLRLQAVIEIMAHEFSEGHKELSKAVAALADTQEEL, from the coding sequence atgtcccagaaaatcagttattggagctgcagggttgtgcatactgtttgtgctgattttggttataatatggtttttataactatgttatttctaatctttctctttgctggagaaataagtctctcacaggggtcggctatagctgccagttgctgcagatgtgctaatcctggtgcccgaggttttcctgtctggataagcgattcaatcgaactctctgatatagacgggaaggtcaacattgcccgttggtatcctccctcacattgctgtagttcagcagaagttcgggtatttacttatggaacagaatattgtgtaaagcctagccacccagttttcagacaatttgcagagtctcctcaggctaagactactcttaaacctaatgttgcccacatctctgataataatatgtacctccaatacgttgagagagccgctaaagcagaaaaccaaagtgattgttgggtgtgcagtcattttcctctacACACCCAAGGAGGCATTcctatgactcccatccccttgggccccatccagtcacttttaaacccctctaataaccaagcttgggaccaaagtcagcaggagttccttttagtaaagcctgttgttggagattggtgtttctatgtaaactgctcagtatcagactgcattaatttaggcacaaacatatgtcaccactattttactagttctagtggaggagactggcgtaataataacacagcaactcctacctattgcagctcttacaatgatttctacagcagcaaaaatttaaccaagggcactaatcctatctgcacccccatctcctctttaaataataccttgtggtattgtttgtacactgatacctcccggggacaatgcttcttcaatggaactgcaaatccttcctttaaatcaaagggtgaacgcggggtgctagggttaggaaacgggggccgaatacctcctaaatattcaaacctcgctgctttaaaaggacaatactgggtctgtggctcccacgcctaccataaaatccctgccaaaggaaaaggtatctgctatccggcgatgctaaaaccctctacgtcctttgccacgcaccttccacggggcaggtggcgaaacaagagggatttgcaagaaagccgtgatatagtagataaatatcaaaaaactccgcttaccaaaggagtgttagtcgggtgttctttagcaggtatactcccaggagtaggcactgcttgtcttggaagatttacacttcgcctacaagctgtgatagaaatcatggctcatgaattcagtgaaggtcacaaggaactctcgaaggccgttgctgccttggctgacacccaagaagaactctga